The Polypterus senegalus isolate Bchr_013 chromosome 1, ASM1683550v1, whole genome shotgun sequence genome includes a window with the following:
- the LOC120518315 gene encoding extracellular calcium-sensing receptor-like gives MILLLALFTRAEELACKIRGRPESPEFYQDGDIIIGGIFSFRSSLDGTTYNYRIMPEPPKCKNFNFREFQFSQTMIFAIEEINRNKEILPDVTLGYKIYNACGSLNILRVVMSLINGHKEVLSDFSCVKPSTVQAIIGHSASTPTMGIARTAGLFGIPVISHFATCACLSNRNEFPTFFRTIPSDYYQSRALAKLVKHFGWTWVGTIRSDNDYGNSGMATFAQVAQQEGVCIEYSEAFLKSGPKEKISQIIDIIRKSTSKVIVAFLSLIEMEALVEELLLQNLTGLQWVGSESWITERSLAAGDGYKILNGAIGFAVGKATITGLKDFLLAIHPSNNSGSSFLKDFWEAVFSCSLTSEKGVDILNPCTGNENLKDINNEFTDVSDLRFSNNVYKAVYMVAHALHNLLICKNGSGPFENKTCAQKMKIEPWQVLHYLKLVNFTTRNGEMVFFDERGDPAARYELINVRANMRNLTEYVTVGYYDSGFPEEKQFLMNNISIVWATGQNETPKSVCSKSCDPGTRKAVKKGKPSCCFDCIPCAEGEFSNKTDSLNCNKCPVDYWSNERRDTCFLKKIEFLMFSEIMGSLLVAISLFGACIVTATAAIFYHYKDTPVVKANNSELSFLLLFSLALCFLCSLTFIGQPSDISCMLRHTAFGITFVLCISCILGKTIVVLMAFRATLPGNNVMKWFGPNQQRLTVFTFTSIQIVICIMWLIISPPLPDKNTKYYNDKVILECDLGSSVAFYTVLGYIGLLSAICFVLAFLARKLPDNFNEAKFITFSMLIFCSVWITFIPAYISSPGKYIVAVEVFAILVSSFGLLFCIFAPKCYIIILKPEKNTKKHLMAKTNVKTH, from the exons ATGATATTGTTACTTGCTCTTTTCACAAGAGCCGAAGAACTGGCATGTAAAATTAGAGGAAGACCAGAGAGTCCAGAATTTTATCAAGATGGGGATATCATAATTGGAGGCATCTTTTCATTTCGCAGCAGTTTAGATGGTACTACATACAACTATCGAATTATGCCGGAACCTCCCAAATGCAAAAA CTTTAATTTCAGAGAGTTCCAGTTTTCTCAAACTATGATCTTTGCCAtagaagaaataaacagaaataaagaaatacttcCAGATGTCACTTTGGGCTACAAGATTTATAATGCATGCGGCTCCCTGAATATTTTAAGAGTAGTCATGTCTTTAATAAATgggcataaagaagtgctttcagACTTTTCTTGTGTAAAACCCTCAACGGTACAAGCAATAATAGGCCATTCAGCATCAACACCAACAATGGGAATAGCAAGAACAGCGGGGCTTTTTGGAATACCTGTG ATTAGTCATTTTGCCACGTGCGCTTGTCTCAGCAATCGAAATGAATTTCCCACTTTTTTTAGAACGATACCCAGTGATTATTATCAAAGTCGAGCCCTTGCAAAGCTTGTGAAGCATTTTGGATGGACTTGGGTTGGTACTATTAGAAGTGACAATGATTATGGGAATTCTGGCATGGCTACATTTGCACAGGTGGCCCAGCAAGAAGGTGTTTGCATTGAATATTCAGAAGCGTTTTTAAAAAGTGGACCAAAAGAAAAGATTTCTCAAATCATTGACATTATAAGAAAATCTACTTCAAAGGTGATAGTAGCTTTCTTGTCACTTATAGAAATGGAAGCATTGGTAGAAGAACTACTGCTTCAGAATTTAACTGGCTTGCAGTGGGTAGGCAGTGAATCTTGGATAACAGAGAGATCCCTTGCAGCAGGAGATGGTTACAAAATTCTGAATGGGGCAATTGGATTTGCAGTTGGTAAAGCAACAATTACAGGGCTTAAAGACTTTTTGCTGGCTATTCATCCCTCAAATAATTCTGGAAGCAGTTTTTTGAAAGATTTCTGGGAGGCAGTTTTCAGTTGCTCTCTGACTTCTGAAAAAGGGGTTGATATTTTAAACCCTTGTACTGggaatgaaaatttaaaagacaTAAATAATGAATTTACTGATGTTTCTGATCTGAGGTTTTCTAATAATGTTTATAAAGCTGTATACATGGTAGCACATGCCCTTCATAACCTACTTATCTGTAAAAATGGTTCAGGtccatttgaaaacaaaacatgTGCTCAGAAGATGAAAATAGAACCATGGCAG GTTTTGCATTATCTGAAGTTAGTGAATTTCACTACCAGAAATGGAGAGATGGTATTTTTTGATGAAAGAGGGGATCCTGCAGCAAGATATGAACTAATAAATGTGCGTGCTAACATGAGAAACTTAACTGAATATGTTACCGTAGGCTATTATGATTCAGGTTTTCCAGAAGAAAAACAGTTTTTGATGAATAATATTAGCATTGTTTGGGCAACCGGTCAAAATGAG ACACCAAAATCAGTATGTAGTAAAAGTTGTGATCCAGGAACAAGAAAGGCAGTTAAGAAAGGAAAACCTAGCTGCTGTTTTGATTGTATACCATGTGCAGAGGGGGAATTCAGTAATAAAACAG ACTCCCTAAACTGTAACAAATGCCCTGTGGACTACTGGTCAAATGAAAGAAGAGACACATGTTTCCTAAAGAAAATTGAATTTCTAATGTTCAGTGAAATTATGGGATCATTACTAGTGGCTATTTCATTATTTGGAGCCTGCATAGTTACTGCTACTGCTGCCATATTTTACCATTACAAAGACACTCCTGTTGTTAAAGCAAACAACTCTGAGCTAAGTTTCCTCCTTCTCTTTTCACTGGCCTTGTGTTTCCTCTGTTCTCTCACTTTCATTGGTCAGCCTTCTGACATTTCCTGCATGCTACGTCACACTGCTTTTGGCATCACATTTGTCTTGTGCATATCTTGTATTCTAGGGAAAACAATTGTGGTATTAATGGCTTTTAGGGCAACTCTACCAGGTAATAATGTTATGAAATGGTTTGGACCCAATCAGCAGCGGCtaactgttttcactttcacatcaATACAAATTGTAATATGTATAATGTGGCTGATTATATCACCTCCTCTTCCTGATAAGAATACAAAATACTATAATGATAAAGTTATTCTGGAATGTGATCTAGGATCATCTGTGGCATTTTACACTGTATTGGGGTATATAGGCTTACTGTCTgccatttgctttgttttggcTTTTCTTGCTCGCAAGTTGCCAGATAACTTTAATGAAGCAAAATTTATAACATTTAGCATGCTGATTTTTTGTTCAGTTTGGATAACATTTATTCCTGCTTACATCAGCTCCCCAGGAAAATACATAGTAGCAGTGGAAGTATTTGCTATTCTTGTCTCCAGTTTTGGGTTGCTCTTCTGTATTTTTGCTCCCAAGTGCTATATTATAATACTAAAAccagagaaaaatacaaaaaaacatttaatggcaAAGACAAATGTTAAAACTCACTAA